In Chitinibacter sp. FCG-7, the genomic stretch AATGGTCGCGGTGCGCGTCGAAGCTGGCGCGCATATGGACGGCAAAGATCTGGCCACGCTGGCGCAATATCTGGACAAAATTGATTGCCGCGTAGTGTCGATTTACCGCAAAAACAAGCGCATCTCGCCCGATGGCGGCACCACGCTGAGCGTGGGCGATGAAGTGTTCTTTTTGGCGGCCAGCAAGGATATTCGCGCCGTGATCGGGCAATTGCGCGCCAATGAACGCGCAATCAAGCGCATCACCATTTGCGGTGGCGGCAATGTCGGCTATCGGCTGGCCATGGCGCTGGAAAACGACTATCAGGTCAAAATCATTGAAATCAACCGTGAGCGCGCGCAATGGCTGGCCGAACACCTGCCCAATGCACTGATTCTGCGCGGCGAAGCCACCGATGAAAACCTGCTCGACAATGAACAGATTGATCGCTGTGATCTGTTTCTGGCGATCACCTCGGACGACGAAGACAATATCATGTCATCCCTGCTCGCCAAGCAAATGGGCGCGCGTAAAGTGGTCGCGATTATCAACCGCTCGCGCTATGTCGATCTGTTGCAAGGCGGCAAAATCGACGTGGCTATTTCTCCGGCGCAAGCCACGATTGGCGCACTGCTGGCGCATGTTCGCCAGGGCGATATTGTCGCGGTACACAGCCTGCGCCGTGGCGAGGCCGAGGCGATCGAGCTGATTGCGCACGGCGATAAAAACAATTCGCGCGTCATCGGGCGGCGCGTGGAAGAAATCAAGCTGCCGCAAGGCGCCAATCTGGCTGCGCTGATTCGTGGCGACAAAGTGATTATGGCGCACCACGACACCGTAATCGAAAACGAAGATCATGTGATTGTGTTTATCGACAATAAGCAGCATATCCGGGCGATTGAGCAGCTGTTTGCCGTCAAAATCGGGTTTTTCTAAATGACGCTGTCACAACGCCTGCTCCCAACCATCAATGTCCTTGCCCGCGTTTCGGCGCTGTTTTCGCTGTCAATCATTGTGCCTATCGCTGTCGCGTGGTGGTGCAAGGACGCTGGCTTATGGCCGTTTATCGACGCACTGGCGGGCTTGCTGCTCGTGAGCCTGAGCACCATTGCGCTCACGCAGCGCTACAAACGCGAAATGCGTTCACGCGATGGCTTTGTACTGGTCGTTGGTGTCTGGAGCCTGCTACCCGCGGTAGCAGCCGTGCCGCTACTCATTTACAACCCGGCCACCAGCTTTACCGACGCTTATTTTGAAACCATGTCGGCGCTCACCACCACCGGCGCCACCGTGTTTACCGGGCTGGATCATCTACCACCGTCAATTAATCTATGGCGGCACCTGCTCAATTGGCTAGGGGGTATGGGTATCATCGTATTGGCTGTAGCCATCTTGCCGCTATTAGGGGTGGGGGGTATGCAGCTATTCAA encodes the following:
- the trkA gene encoding Trk system potassium transporter TrkA, with translation MPNILILGAGRVGTSVAEQLVRENYSVTIVDDNPHNLQPLADKLDLRTVQGHAANPLTLAGAGAADADLLLAVTPSDELNMVACKIAQTLFNIPTRLGRIRDQDLLARPELFNDDGFAIDHIITPAQIVTDLLARLVECPEALQVLDFAQGRAKMVAVRVEAGAHMDGKDLATLAQYLDKIDCRVVSIYRKNKRISPDGGTTLSVGDEVFFLAASKDIRAVIGQLRANERAIKRITICGGGNVGYRLAMALENDYQVKIIEINRERAQWLAEHLPNALILRGEATDENLLDNEQIDRCDLFLAITSDDEDNIMSSLLAKQMGARKVVAIINRSRYVDLLQGGKIDVAISPAQATIGALLAHVRQGDIVAVHSLRRGEAEAIELIAHGDKNNSRVIGRRVEEIKLPQGANLAALIRGDKVIMAHHDTVIENEDHVIVFIDNKQHIRAIEQLFAVKIGFF